In one Umezawaea sp. Da 62-37 genomic region, the following are encoded:
- a CDS encoding erythromycin esterase family protein produces MSKDIMDFVTQSCELLAFGEPTHQEPAFQRFRNDLFRRLVDHGFRSIALETDQAAAMVVDDFVREGVGTLDEVVREGFSHGFGELEFNRRLVGWMREHNEGRPAAEQVAFHGFDLSTEMMSAPSPRRYLESVRSYLGLDDDFEDLLGDDVRWSRTEAVMDWSQSVGATAEAGALRVIADDMLVELHVRAPELIGATSPREWNRARTQITAGLGLLRYHRELARPGEQGVRISRLSGVRDGLMARNLLDIREVEGVRGPTFVFAHNLHLKRNRGEWSLGEMDVEWVTAGAVVAALVGERYAFVAGSAGRSDGLGLGEPEADSAEGVLQSRCDTWGLTATADVKAVRVRTDTTPEKGYFPLDQALLDGADAVLHISDTAAV; encoded by the coding sequence ATGAGCAAGGACATCATGGACTTCGTGACCCAGTCGTGCGAGCTGCTGGCGTTCGGGGAGCCCACGCACCAGGAACCGGCCTTCCAGCGGTTCCGCAACGACCTGTTCCGCCGGTTGGTCGACCACGGGTTCCGGTCGATCGCCCTGGAGACCGACCAGGCGGCCGCGATGGTCGTCGACGACTTCGTCCGGGAAGGGGTGGGGACTCTCGACGAGGTGGTGCGGGAGGGGTTCTCGCACGGCTTCGGGGAGCTGGAGTTCAACCGGCGGTTGGTCGGGTGGATGCGGGAGCACAACGAGGGACGGCCCGCGGCGGAGCAGGTGGCGTTCCACGGGTTCGACCTGTCCACCGAGATGATGAGCGCGCCGAGTCCCCGGCGGTACCTCGAGTCCGTCCGTTCCTACCTGGGGCTCGACGACGATTTCGAGGACCTGCTCGGCGATGACGTCCGGTGGAGCCGGACGGAAGCGGTGATGGACTGGTCCCAGTCGGTCGGGGCCACGGCCGAGGCCGGCGCGCTGCGGGTGATCGCCGACGACATGCTGGTGGAACTCCACGTGCGGGCGCCGGAGTTGATCGGTGCGACCTCGCCGCGCGAGTGGAACCGGGCGCGGACGCAGATCACGGCCGGGCTCGGTCTGCTGAGGTACCACCGGGAACTGGCGCGGCCGGGGGAGCAGGGGGTGCGGATCTCGCGGCTGTCGGGGGTGCGGGACGGGCTGATGGCCCGGAACCTGCTGGACATCCGGGAGGTGGAGGGGGTCAGGGGGCCGACGTTCGTGTTCGCGCACAACCTGCACCTCAAGCGGAACCGGGGTGAGTGGTCGCTGGGGGAGATGGACGTGGAATGGGTGACCGCGGGGGCGGTCGTGGCGGCGCTGGTGGGGGAGCGGTACGCGTTCGTGGCGGGGAGCGCGGGGCGGAGCGACGGGCTCGGGCTGGGGGAGCCGGAGGCGGATTCGGCCGAAGGCGTGCTGCAGAGCCGTTGCGACACCTGGGGTCTGACCGCGACCGCTGACGTGAAGGCGGTCCGGGTTCGGACCGACACGACCCCGGAGAAGGGCTACTTCCCGTTGGACCAGGCGCTGCTCGACGGTGCGGACGCCGTGCTGCACATCAGCGACACCGCGGCGGTGTGA
- a CDS encoding TioE family transcriptional regulator produces the protein MRTLRPADLAREHGLSTQAVRNYERSGFLPPADRTDTGYRIYTEVHASALHAYLALVPAHGYPAAGRIMAALNQDDLDRALGIIDSGHGRLIRDRETLDAVRQAVDHLTAEARPDHRTGPLTIGELARRLRVTPATLRNWEDAGIVVPERDPATGYRVFRANDVRDAELAHLLRRGRYPLEHIATVVRQVRTAGGTEALATALGGWQRKLTAQGLAMLTSAARLSAYLDLRNR, from the coding sequence ATGAGAACCCTCCGGCCGGCCGACCTCGCGCGGGAGCACGGCCTGTCCACCCAGGCCGTCCGCAACTACGAGCGGAGCGGCTTCCTCCCGCCCGCCGACCGCACCGACACCGGCTACCGGATCTACACCGAGGTGCACGCCTCCGCCCTGCACGCCTACCTGGCCCTCGTCCCGGCCCACGGCTACCCGGCGGCGGGCCGGATCATGGCCGCGCTCAACCAGGACGACCTCGACCGGGCCCTGGGGATCATCGACAGCGGCCACGGCAGGCTCATCCGCGACCGGGAGACCCTCGACGCCGTGCGGCAGGCCGTGGACCACCTGACTGCGGAGGCGCGTCCCGACCACAGGACCGGGCCCCTGACCATCGGCGAACTCGCCCGCAGGCTCCGCGTCACCCCGGCGACCCTGCGCAACTGGGAGGACGCGGGCATCGTCGTCCCCGAACGCGATCCCGCCACCGGCTACCGCGTGTTCCGCGCGAACGACGTCCGCGACGCCGAACTGGCGCACCTGCTCCGGCGGGGCCGCTACCCCCTGGAGCACATCGCCACCGTGGTGCGCCAGGTCCGCACGGCGGGCGGCACGGAGGCGTTGGCCACCGCCCTGGGCGGTTGGCAGCGGAAGCTGACCGCGCAGGGCCTCGCCATGCTCACCTCGGCCGCTCGGCTCAGCGCCTACCTGGACCTGCGGAACCGGTAG
- a CDS encoding ACP S-malonyltransferase, whose translation MRCLLFPGQGVQRKGMGAELFARFPDATALADEVLGYSVEELCVRDPERRLRDTRYAQPAVFFVNALMGLSEIGHDYYAGHSLGEYNALVAGGVLDLEAGLRLVRRRAELMSEITGGGMSAVQGVPVAFVRRALIETGLTGVFVANLNADTQTTIAGDRAEVAVAAKAIAALPGARVVPINVSGPFHTPLMAPAEARFREVLAEFEFRPATTPVVSSVTGELFDGPDLLARQLSSPVEWVRTVTTLRAAGVTDFDEVHGRTLSSLVHKIA comes from the coding sequence GTGCGTTGTCTGCTCTTCCCAGGTCAGGGCGTGCAGCGGAAGGGGATGGGGGCGGAGCTGTTCGCCCGCTTCCCGGACGCCACCGCGCTCGCCGACGAGGTGCTCGGCTACTCCGTCGAGGAGCTGTGCGTCCGCGATCCCGAGCGGCGCCTGCGCGACACCCGGTACGCGCAGCCCGCCGTCTTCTTCGTCAACGCCCTGATGGGGCTCTCCGAGATCGGCCACGACTACTACGCCGGCCACAGCCTCGGCGAGTACAACGCGCTGGTCGCGGGCGGCGTGCTGGACCTGGAGGCCGGTCTGCGGCTGGTGCGGCGGCGGGCCGAGCTGATGTCGGAGATCACCGGCGGCGGCATGTCGGCCGTGCAGGGCGTGCCGGTCGCGTTCGTGCGGCGCGCGCTGATCGAGACCGGTCTGACAGGGGTGTTCGTCGCCAACCTCAACGCTGACACCCAGACCACCATCGCCGGTGACCGCGCGGAGGTCGCGGTGGCGGCCAAGGCCATCGCCGCGCTGCCCGGCGCGCGGGTCGTGCCGATCAACGTCAGCGGCCCGTTCCACACCCCGCTGATGGCACCGGCCGAGGCCCGGTTCCGGGAGGTGCTCGCCGAATTCGAGTTCCGCCCGGCCACGACCCCCGTGGTCTCCAGCGTCACCGGTGAGCTGTTCGACGGCCCGGACCTGCTGGCCCGCCAGCTGTCCTCGCCGGTCGAGTGGGTCCGCACCGTCACGACGCTGCGCGCGGCGGGCGTGACCGACTTCGACGAGGTGCACGGCAGGACCCTGAGCTCGCTCGTCCACAAGATCGCCTGA